A window of the Trichoderma asperellum chromosome 4, complete sequence genome harbors these coding sequences:
- a CDS encoding uncharacterized protein (SECRETED:SignalP(1-18)~EggNog:ENOG41) has protein sequence MLPHTLISLLGFASLALTQLANINFYNTDDVCRSGLFDGCVNLPPNVCCFLQPNQLATCMDFASSNNRGIATAFSSQSGNQCAIVIEQLQSGVCVCPTGTPIISGGSWRTTSIRKRDNDEEEPCEEKMETNVFGWSENDSTWTVHKDDDATYTNVAQAIANGTSKSDIGKYIKQHGQKA, from the coding sequence ATGTTGCCACACACTCTAATTTCTCTTCTGGGCTTTGCCTCTTTGGCACTTACTCAATTGGCCAATATAAATTTCTATAATACCGATGATGTCTGTCGATCGGGTCTCTTCGATGGTTGCGTAAACTTGCCCCCGAATGTATGCTGTTTTTTGCAACCGAACCAGCTTGCAACCTGCATGGACTTCGCATCGTCCAATAATCGAGGCATTGCTACTGCTTTCTCAAGTCAATCCGGCAATCAGTGTGCTATAGTCATTGAGCAACTGCAAAGTGGGGTTTGTGTCTGTCCTACTGGAACGCCAATCATCTCGGGCGGCAGCTGGAGGACCACCTCGATTAGAAAGCGAGAtaatgatgaggaggagcctTGTGAGGAGAAAATGGAAACTAATGTTTTTGGATGGAGTGAGAATGATTCAACTTGGACGGTACACAAAGACGATGATGCCACCTATACCAATGTTGCTCAAGCTATTGCAAACGGTACCAGCAAGAGCGATATTGGCAAATATATCAAGCAACATGGACAGAAGGCTTAA